Proteins from a genomic interval of Arachis hypogaea cultivar Tifrunner chromosome 10, arahy.Tifrunner.gnm2.J5K5, whole genome shotgun sequence:
- the LOC112714853 gene encoding uncharacterized protein isoform X1 — protein sequence MFPRLSKCFSFTASRDWLYRQSFSVAGLRAVVSDLGDGTVMHCWVPKIHDRSKPSLVLIHGFGANAMWQYGDHLRNFVAHFNVYVPDLLFFGDSFTSRPERTESFQAVCLRKLMEFHGVHRMSLVGISYGGFVAYSLAAQFPEKVEKLALCCTGVCLEEIDMKNGLFKVSDLDEAASILMPQTPEKLRELMRLSFVRPARGVPTWFLADFIQQVMCTRCVDEKRELLEAILKGRKLSNLPKIQQNTLIIWGEQDQVFPLELGHRLQRHIGESAHIVVIKNAGHAVNLEKSKEFARHLKSFLVGPKTCSSSPSLSFSFRWTNSEGHS from the exons ATGTTTCCCAGGCTTTCAAAATGCTTCAGCTTCACCGCTTCCAGAGACTGGTTGTACCGCCAGTCGTTCTCCGTGGCGGGCCTCCGCGCCGTGGTATCAGACTTGGGCGACGGAACCGTCATGCATTGCTGGGTGCCGAAGATCCATGACAGAAGCAAACCCAGCCTGGTCCTGATCCACGGTTTTGGCGCGAACGCAATGTGGCAATACGGCGACCACCTTCGGAACTTCGTGGCACACTTCAACGTTTACGTGCCTGACCTTCTCTTCTTCGGCGATTCCTTCACGTCACGACCTGAGAGGACGGAGTCCTTTCAGGCCGTGTGCTTGAGGAAGCTGATGGAGTTTCATGGTGTCCACAGGATGAGCTTGGTTGGGATCAGCTATGGTGGCTTTGTGGCGTATAGTTTGGCTGCACAGTTCCCCGAGAAAGTGGAGAAGTTGGCGCTTTGTTGCACGGGTGTTTGCTTGGAGGAGATTGACATGAAAAATGGGTTGTTTAAGGTTTCTGATTTGGATGAAGCTGCAAGCATTTTGATGCCTCAGACTCCTGAGAAGCTCAGGGAGTTGATGCGGCTATCTTTCGTTAGGCCTGCAAGGGGCGTCCCTACTTGGTTCCTTGCAGATTTCATTCAG CAGGTGATGTGTACACGTTGCGTTGATGAGAAGAGAGAATTACTTGAAGCAATACTCAAAGGTCGAAAACTTTCTAATCTTCCCAAGATCCAACAG AACACGCTAATCATATGGGGAGAGCAAGATCAGGTATTCCCTCTGGAGTTAGGACACAGATTACAAAG GCATATAGGGGAAAGTGCTCATATTGTGGTGATCAAGAATGCAGGGCATGCAGTGAACTTAGAGAAGTCTAAAGAGTTTGCCAGGCACTTGAAATCGTTCCTCGTTGGTCCCAAGACATGTTCGTCCTCGCCCtcacttagttttagttttagatggaCAAATTCAGAAGGCCATTCTTGA
- the LOC112714853 gene encoding uncharacterized protein isoform X2 → MFPRLSKCFSFTASRDWLYRQSFSVAGLRAVVSDLGDGTVMHCWVPKIHDRSKPSLVLIHGFGANAMWQYGDHLRNFVAHFNVYVPDLLFFGDSFTSRPERTESFQAVCLRKLMEFHGVHRMSLVGISYGGFVAYSLAAQFPEKVEKLALCCTGVCLEEIDMKNGLFKVSDLDEAASILMPQTPEKLRELMRLSFVRPARGVPTWFLADFIQVMCTRCVDEKRELLEAILKGRKLSNLPKIQQNTLIIWGEQDQVFPLELGHRLQRHIGESAHIVVIKNAGHAVNLEKSKEFARHLKSFLVGPKTCSSSPSLSFSFRWTNSEGHS, encoded by the exons ATGTTTCCCAGGCTTTCAAAATGCTTCAGCTTCACCGCTTCCAGAGACTGGTTGTACCGCCAGTCGTTCTCCGTGGCGGGCCTCCGCGCCGTGGTATCAGACTTGGGCGACGGAACCGTCATGCATTGCTGGGTGCCGAAGATCCATGACAGAAGCAAACCCAGCCTGGTCCTGATCCACGGTTTTGGCGCGAACGCAATGTGGCAATACGGCGACCACCTTCGGAACTTCGTGGCACACTTCAACGTTTACGTGCCTGACCTTCTCTTCTTCGGCGATTCCTTCACGTCACGACCTGAGAGGACGGAGTCCTTTCAGGCCGTGTGCTTGAGGAAGCTGATGGAGTTTCATGGTGTCCACAGGATGAGCTTGGTTGGGATCAGCTATGGTGGCTTTGTGGCGTATAGTTTGGCTGCACAGTTCCCCGAGAAAGTGGAGAAGTTGGCGCTTTGTTGCACGGGTGTTTGCTTGGAGGAGATTGACATGAAAAATGGGTTGTTTAAGGTTTCTGATTTGGATGAAGCTGCAAGCATTTTGATGCCTCAGACTCCTGAGAAGCTCAGGGAGTTGATGCGGCTATCTTTCGTTAGGCCTGCAAGGGGCGTCCCTACTTGGTTCCTTGCAGATTTCATTCAG GTGATGTGTACACGTTGCGTTGATGAGAAGAGAGAATTACTTGAAGCAATACTCAAAGGTCGAAAACTTTCTAATCTTCCCAAGATCCAACAG AACACGCTAATCATATGGGGAGAGCAAGATCAGGTATTCCCTCTGGAGTTAGGACACAGATTACAAAG GCATATAGGGGAAAGTGCTCATATTGTGGTGATCAAGAATGCAGGGCATGCAGTGAACTTAGAGAAGTCTAAAGAGTTTGCCAGGCACTTGAAATCGTTCCTCGTTGGTCCCAAGACATGTTCGTCCTCGCCCtcacttagttttagttttagatggaCAAATTCAGAAGGCCATTCTTGA
- the LOC112714851 gene encoding outer envelope protein 64, mitochondrial isoform X2 — MSKALNLLKRNASNPKLWLLLGLGLTTAVLLVTETRRRRRRRRIPSSPDKELYGSFMQRFELLPFPGARNQMLCGLTFAVKDIFHVKGNVTGFGNPDWKKTHPQAEITALVVTALLSNGATCVGNTLMDEFSFGISGQNHHYGTPINPRTPSCIPGGSSSGSAVAVAAGLVDFAIGTDTTGCVRIPAAFCGILGFRPSHGAVTTIGVLPNAQSLDTIGWFARDPSVLSLVGRVLLQSNSVETKRIRQISFADDLFQLSKVHNLKTVSVIGKAIETLTGYPSPRHMNICQYIASKVPNLKGFCEQLAHQPDGTSILKALSTVMLSLQGYEFKTNHEEWIKHAKPRLGCYASDRVTAAIKTTNDNIKALYRVRTEMRAAFQCLLKDDGILVIPTVADNPLKLNTEKEISSEFHERAFALSSIASISGCCQVAIPLGHHNDCCVSVSFMSSHGADKFLLDTVCDMYKTLQEQVSVAYSPLPPPDTNGNFEIYDLLENV, encoded by the exons ATGTCGAAAGCCCTCAATCTTCTGAAGCGCAATGCTTCCAACCCCAAACTCTGGCTTCTCCTCGGCCTTGGCCTCACCACCGCCGTCCTTCTTGTCACCGAGACTCGCCGTAGACGGCGGAGGCGGAGGATTCCCAGCTCCCCCGATAAGGAGTTGTACGGTTCCTTTATGCAGCGTTTTGAGCTTCTTCCTTTCCCTGGCGCGCGCAACCAAATGCTATGTGGCCTAACCTTTGCAGTGAAGGACAT ATTTCATGTGAAGGGGAACGTGACGGGGTTTGGGAACCCTGATTGGAAGAAGACGCACCCTCAAGCTGAGATTACCGCCCTTGTTGTCACCGCTCTGCTCAGCAACGGTGCCACTTGTGTTGGCAACACTCTTATGGACGAATTCTCTTTCGG GATTTCCGGTCAGAACCACCATTATGGAACCCCCATCAATCCTCGCACGCCGTCTTGCATTCCCGGAGGTTCTTCCAGTGGCTCTGCCGTGGCCGTTGCTGCCGGCCTAGTTGACTTTGCTATTG GTACTGATACTACAGGATGTGTCAGAATTCCAGCAGCATTTTGTGGCATTCTTGGGTTTCGACCATCTCATGGAGCTGTAACAACCATTGGAGTTCTTCCAAATGCACAAAGTCTAGATACTATTG GATGGTTTGCTCGCGATCCATCTGTCCTATCTCTTGTTGGACGTGTTTTACTTCAATCCAATTCAGTAGAGACCAAAAGGATAAGGCAGATTTCGTTTGCTGATGATCTTTTTCAGTTATCTAAAGTTCATAATCTGAAGACAGTATCTGTTATCGGCAAAGCTATTGAGACTTTGACGGGTT ATCCGTCTCCAAGACATATGAATATTTGCCAGTATATTGCTTCTAAAGTGCCCAATCTAAAGGGTTTCTGTGAGCAATTAGCTCATCAACCAGATGGAACATCAATTTTGAAAGCTCTCTCTACAGTAATGTTATCATTACAAGG ATATGAATTCAAAACCAATCATGAAGAATGGATTAAACATGCAAAACCCAGGTTAGGGTGTTATGCATCTGATCGTGTTACTGCGGCCATCAAAACTACAAATGATAATATAAAAGCCTTGTACAGAGTAAGGACAGAGATGCGAGCTGCTTTTCAGTGTCTTCTAAAG GATGATGGAATACTAGTTATTCCCACTGTTGCAGACAACCCTTTAAAGCTTAATACGGAGAAAGAGATTTCTTCTGAGTTCCATGAAAGAGCTTTTGCATTATCCAGCATTGCTAGCATCTCTGGTTGTTGTCAG GTTGCAATTCCATTAGGACATCATAATGATTGTTGTGTCTCCGTGTCATTCATGTCATCACATGGAGCTGATAAATTTCTACTTGATACTGTCTGTGACATGTATAAAACTCTTCAAGAGCAAGTTAGTGTCGCTTACTCTCCTTTGCCACCACCTGATACTAAtggtaattttgaaatttatgaccTTTTGGAGAACGTTTAG
- the LOC112714851 gene encoding outer envelope protein 64, mitochondrial isoform X1 has translation MSKALNLLKRNASNPKLWLLLGLGLTTAVLLVTETRRRRRRRRIPSSPDKELYGSFMQRFELLPFPGARNQMLCGLTFAVKDIFHVKGNVTGFGNPDWKKTHPQAEITALVVTALLSNGATCVGNTLMDEFSFGISGQNHHYGTPINPRTPSCIPGGSSSGSAVAVAAGLVDFAIAAVFVSVGTDTTGCVRIPAAFCGILGFRPSHGAVTTIGVLPNAQSLDTIGWFARDPSVLSLVGRVLLQSNSVETKRIRQISFADDLFQLSKVHNLKTVSVIGKAIETLTGYPSPRHMNICQYIASKVPNLKGFCEQLAHQPDGTSILKALSTVMLSLQGYEFKTNHEEWIKHAKPRLGCYASDRVTAAIKTTNDNIKALYRVRTEMRAAFQCLLKDDGILVIPTVADNPLKLNTEKEISSEFHERAFALSSIASISGCCQVAIPLGHHNDCCVSVSFMSSHGADKFLLDTVCDMYKTLQEQVSVAYSPLPPPDTNGNFEIYDLLENV, from the exons ATGTCGAAAGCCCTCAATCTTCTGAAGCGCAATGCTTCCAACCCCAAACTCTGGCTTCTCCTCGGCCTTGGCCTCACCACCGCCGTCCTTCTTGTCACCGAGACTCGCCGTAGACGGCGGAGGCGGAGGATTCCCAGCTCCCCCGATAAGGAGTTGTACGGTTCCTTTATGCAGCGTTTTGAGCTTCTTCCTTTCCCTGGCGCGCGCAACCAAATGCTATGTGGCCTAACCTTTGCAGTGAAGGACAT ATTTCATGTGAAGGGGAACGTGACGGGGTTTGGGAACCCTGATTGGAAGAAGACGCACCCTCAAGCTGAGATTACCGCCCTTGTTGTCACCGCTCTGCTCAGCAACGGTGCCACTTGTGTTGGCAACACTCTTATGGACGAATTCTCTTTCGG GATTTCCGGTCAGAACCACCATTATGGAACCCCCATCAATCCTCGCACGCCGTCTTGCATTCCCGGAGGTTCTTCCAGTGGCTCTGCCGTGGCCGTTGCTGCCGGCCTAGTTGACTTTGCTATTG CTGCTGTATTTGTTTCTGTAGGTACTGATACTACAGGATGTGTCAGAATTCCAGCAGCATTTTGTGGCATTCTTGGGTTTCGACCATCTCATGGAGCTGTAACAACCATTGGAGTTCTTCCAAATGCACAAAGTCTAGATACTATTG GATGGTTTGCTCGCGATCCATCTGTCCTATCTCTTGTTGGACGTGTTTTACTTCAATCCAATTCAGTAGAGACCAAAAGGATAAGGCAGATTTCGTTTGCTGATGATCTTTTTCAGTTATCTAAAGTTCATAATCTGAAGACAGTATCTGTTATCGGCAAAGCTATTGAGACTTTGACGGGTT ATCCGTCTCCAAGACATATGAATATTTGCCAGTATATTGCTTCTAAAGTGCCCAATCTAAAGGGTTTCTGTGAGCAATTAGCTCATCAACCAGATGGAACATCAATTTTGAAAGCTCTCTCTACAGTAATGTTATCATTACAAGG ATATGAATTCAAAACCAATCATGAAGAATGGATTAAACATGCAAAACCCAGGTTAGGGTGTTATGCATCTGATCGTGTTACTGCGGCCATCAAAACTACAAATGATAATATAAAAGCCTTGTACAGAGTAAGGACAGAGATGCGAGCTGCTTTTCAGTGTCTTCTAAAG GATGATGGAATACTAGTTATTCCCACTGTTGCAGACAACCCTTTAAAGCTTAATACGGAGAAAGAGATTTCTTCTGAGTTCCATGAAAGAGCTTTTGCATTATCCAGCATTGCTAGCATCTCTGGTTGTTGTCAG GTTGCAATTCCATTAGGACATCATAATGATTGTTGTGTCTCCGTGTCATTCATGTCATCACATGGAGCTGATAAATTTCTACTTGATACTGTCTGTGACATGTATAAAACTCTTCAAGAGCAAGTTAGTGTCGCTTACTCTCCTTTGCCACCACCTGATACTAAtggtaattttgaaatttatgaccTTTTGGAGAACGTTTAG
- the LOC112714854 gene encoding probable protein phosphatase 2C 9, translated as MDNLCCFNSVSQVVGGRSSCSSGKGRSSQYAVKYGFSLVKGKANHPMEDYHVAKFVQSRGQELGLFAIYDGHLGDTVPAYLQKHLLSNILKEADFWNDPNSSIIKAYETTDQAILSHNPDLGRGGSTAVTAILINNQQLWIANVGDSRAVLSRGGQAIQMTVDHEPNTERGIIENKGGFVSNMPGDVARVNGQLAVSRAFGDRNLKSHLRSDPDVQHCDIEQDTELLILASDGLWKVMANQEAVDIAKRIKDPQKAAKQLAAEALNRDSKDDISCIVVRFK; from the exons ATGGATAATCTCTGTTGCTTCAATTCTGTCTCTCAG GTGGTTGGAGGTCGTTCTTCATGTAGCTCCGGCAAGGGTAGGAGCTCTCAGTATGCAGTCAAGTATGGCTTCAGTCTAGTTAAAGGGAAAGCGAATCACCCAATGGAGGACTATCACGTGGCGAAATTTGTCCAGTCGAGAGGGCAAGAGCTAGGACTTTTCGCTATCTATGACGGACACTTGGGAGACACTGTTCCAGCATATCTACAAAAGCATCTGCTTTCTAATATCTTGAAGGAA GCAGACTTCTGGAATGATCCAAACAGTTCCATCATTAAGGCGTACGAGACAACGGATCAGGCCATTCTTTCTCACAATCCTGATCTGGGACGAGGCGGATCAACTGCAGTGACTGCAATTCTAATAAATAATCAGCAATTGTGGATAGCGAATGTTGGAGATTCACGAGCAGTTCTGTCACGGGGAGGGCAGGCCATACAGATGACGGTAGATCATGAGCCCAATACTGAAAGGGGCATAATCGAGAACAAAGGCGGATTTGTCTCAAACATGCCAG GAGATGTTGCAAGAGTGAACGGGCAGCTTGCAGTGTCTCGGGCATTCGGAGACAGAAACCTCAAATCGCACTTGCGATCTGATCCTGATGTACAACATTGTGACATTGAACAAGATACTGAGCTTTTGATTCTGGCTAGTGATGGTCTTTGGAAG GTAATGGCAAACCAAGAAGCAGTGGATATTGCGAAAAGGATCAAAGATCCTCAAAAGGCGGCGAAACAGCTAGCTGCGGAGGCATTGAACAGAGACAGTAAAGATGACATTTCATGCATTGTAGTTCGTTTCAAGTGA
- the LOC112714855 gene encoding calmodulin-binding transcription activator 2, translating into MAERPSFGLGPRLDFQQLQFEAQHRWLRPAEICEILRNYRMFQITSEPHNRPPSGSLFLFDRKVLRYFRKDGHNWRKKKDGKTVKEAHEKLKVGSVDVLHCYYAHGEENENFQRRSYWMLEPDMMHIVFVHYLEVKGNKTNTGGNIDSYDVSSDSQRTPSPSSGLPTNYSNLPSLSTDSMSPASSLASLREDADSEEIHQASSRLHTLNESQHTRNGHLTDKVDTGDRGQSSISGDYIPVVPGERFGGSDTTYIDGQKAHSMASWDTVLKQCNAELQSDPSFVPFSSIPSSLIGNTVEQERNDFGDLLGSKSSLTEEAGSSQSIQSNWQIPFEESSGRLPNFTQSLSLEFGSDYISGLVGNETLNASSEIDPHLFNFHGEPKEQHVQQHYPERHADGQSQYALQSNSLNKVLGEESLNHAFTAKRTLLDGDESLKKVDSFSRWITKTLGEVDDLNMQSSAGISWGTDESGHVIDDSSLSPSLSQDQLFSINEFSPKWAYAEVETEVVIVGSFLKYQPEVSTSNWSCMFGEVEVPAEVLTNGILCCQAPPHKVGRVPFYVTCSNRLACSEVREFDYREGFSGNVEFADFYNDSTERLLHLRLEEFLSSKPVCPSKQTFENDMEKRDVILKLIFLREEEEFSSKEEQHVESDTSSQKVKAHLFHRQIKEKLYSWLLHKVTESDKGPNVLDKDGQGVLHLAAALGYDWAIQPILTAGGGINFRDVNGWTALHWAASCGRERTVVVLVTMGANSGALTDPSPAFPTGRTASELASTNGHKGISGFLGESLLTSHLESLTMDDQYKGGRQEISVTKVVQTVSERTATPVLYGDDMPDDPCLKDSLTAVINATQAADRIHQVFRMQSFQRKQLNKLADDEFGLSDPRALSLLASKASKSGQGDRLANAAATQIQKKFRGWKKRKEFLIIRQRIVKIQAHVRGHQVRKSLKSIIWSVGILEKVILRWRRKGSGLRGFKPDALNKAPIQQSDPPKEDDYDFLKEGRKQSEEKFQKALSRVKSMVQYPEARAQYRRLLNVVDDFRQTKACNMDLVNSEETVDGVEDLIDIDMLLDDDNFIPIAFD; encoded by the exons ATGGCGGAGCGTCCTTCCTTCGGATTGGGTCCCCGATTGG ACTTTCAGCAACTACAATTTGAAGCCCAGCATCGCTGGTTGAGACCTGCAGAAATTTGTGAAATTCTTCGTAACTATCGGATGTTTCAAATCACGTCAGAACCTCATAACAGGCCACCAA GTGGTTCACTATTTCTATTTGATCGAAAGGTTTTGAGATACTTCAGAAAGGATGGGCATAattggagaaagaaaaaagatggaAAAACCGTGAAAGAAGCTCATGAAAAATTGAAG gTGGGAAGTGTTGACGTGTTGCATTGCTACTATGCCCATggtgaagaaaatgaaaattttcagAGACGAAGCTATTGGATGCTTGAACC GGATATGATGCACATAGTATTCGTACATTATTTGGAAGTTAAG GGTAACAAGACAAATACTGGAGGAAATATAGATAGTTATGATGTTTCGTCTGACTCCCAAAGGACCCCTTCTCCATCATCTGGCTTACCAACAAATTATAGCAACTTGCCTTCACTGAGTACAGATTCCATGAGTCCAGCTAGCAGTTTGGCATCTTTACGTGAAGATGCTGATTCTG AGGAGATTCACCAAGCAAGCTCCAGATTACACACACTAAATGAGTCACAACATACGCGGAATGGTCACCTGACAGACAAAGTTGATACTG GTGATCGAGGACAGTCTTCAATTTCTGGAGATTATATCCCAGTTGTTCCGGGTGAAAGATTTGGAGGAAGTGATACTACTTATATTGATGGTCAGAAAGCACATAGCATGGCATCCTGGGACACTGTGTTGAAGCAATGCAATGCAGAATTGCAGAGTGATCCTTCGTTTGTACCATTTTCTTCCATACCATCGAGTTTGATAGGAAACACTGTAGAACAAGAACGTAATGACTTTGGTGATCTCTTAGGGAGCAAAAGTAGCCTCACTGAGGAGGCAGGGAGCTCGCAATCTATCCAATCAAACTGGCAG ATTCCTTTTGAAGAAAGTTCAGGACGCTTGCCAAACTTCACCCAATCATTGAGTTTGGAATTTGGATCCGATTATATATCTGGTTTAGTTGGGAATGAAACACTTAATGCAAGTTCTGAAATTGATCCTCACCTGTTTAACTTTCATGGTGAGCCGAAAGAGCAGCATGTGCAACAACACTATCCAGAACGGCATGCAGATGGACAATCTCAGTATGCACTTCAATCCAATTCTCTGAATAAAGTTCTTGGTGAAGAAAGTCTCAACCATGCTTTCACAGCAAAGCGCACATTATTGGATGGAGACGAGAGCCTGAAAAAAGTTGATAGCTTCTCTAGGTGGATTACTAAAACCCTTGGAGAGGTGGATGATTTGAATATGCAGTCTTCAGCTGGTATTTCATGGGGTACAGATGAATCTGGGCATGTGATAGATGATTCCTCATTGAGCCCGTCCCTTTCTCAGGATCAGCTGTTTAGCATAAATGAATTTTCCCCCAAATGGGCTTATGCTGAAGTGGAAACTGAG GTGGTAATTGTTGGATCTTTTTTGAAGTATCAACCGGAGGTGTCAACCTCTAACTGGTCCTGTATGTTTGGGGAAGTGGAGGTCCCTGCTGAGGTTTTAACTAATGGAATTCTGTGTTGCCAGGCTCCACCTCATAAGGTTGGACGGGTTCCTTTCTATGTAACATGTTCAAATAGATTAGCTTGCAGTGAAGTGCGTGAATTCGACTATAGAGAAGGCTTTTCTGGAAATGTAGAATTTGCAGATTTTTATAACGATTCAACTGAAAGGCTGCTGCATTTGCGATTGGAAGAGTTTCTGTCCTCAAAACCAGTGTGCCCATCTAAACAAACCTTTGAGAATGATATGGAGAAAAGAGATGTAATTTTAAAGCTTATTTTCTTAAGAGAGGAAGAGGAATTCTCGAGTAAGGAAGAGCAACATGTAGAATCTGATACATCCTCACAGAAGGTGAAGGCGCATCTGTTTCACAGGCAGATTAAAGAGAAGCTGTACTCATGGCTTCTGCACAAAGTAACGGAAAGTGATAAAGGTCCTAATGTGTTAGATAAGGATGGACAGGGTGTTTTACATTTAGCAGCTGCTCTTGGGTATGATTGGGCTATACAACCAATTTTAACTGCTGGAGGTGGTATCAATTTCCGTGATGTAAATGGATGGACAGCCCTACATTGGGCTGCATCCTGTGGCAG AGAGCGGACGGTGGTTGTCCTTGTCACCATGGGTGCAAATTCTGGAGCATTGACAGATCCATCTCCAGCATTTCCAACCGGAAGAACAGCTTCAGAGCTTGCCTCTACCAATGGGCACAAAGGAATATCTGGTTTCCTTGGTGAATCTTTATTAACCAGTCATCTTGAATCCCTCACAATGGATGATCAATATAAAGGTGGCAGGCAAGAGATTTCAGTAACAAAAGTAGTGCAGACAGTTTCAGAACGAACTGCTACCCCTGTGTTATATGGGGATGATATGCCAGATGATCCCTGCCTTAAGGATTCCCTTACTGCTGTTATTAATGCTACACAAGCTGCAGATCGTATACATCAGGTATTCAGAATGCAGTCTTTTCAGAGGAAGCAGTTGAATAAACTGGCAGATGATGAGTTTGGATTGTCAGACCCGCGAGCTCTTTCCCTTCTAGCATCTAAGGCAAGCAAATCTGGACAAGGAGATCGTTTAGCCAATGCTGCTGCAACACAGATACAGAAGAAGTTTCGTGGgtggaagaagagaaaagaattctTGATCATTCGTCAAAGAATTGTTAAAATCCAG GCCCATGTAAGAGGTCACCAGGTTAGGAAGAGTCTAAAAAGCATAATCTGGTCTGTGGGAATCCTTGAGAAAGTGATATTACGGTGGAGACGCAAGGGCAGTGGCTTGCGCGGATTTAAACCCGATGCCCTTAATAAGGCCCCCATTCAACAGAGTGATCCGCCGAAAGAAGATGATTATGATTTCCTCAAGGAAGGAAGAAAACAAAGTGAGGAGAAGTTCCAAAAGGCCCTTTCAAGGGTCAAGTCCATGGTTCAATATCCAGAGGCACGTGCTCAATACCGGCGCCTGCTAAATGTTGTTGACGACTTCCGTCAAACCAAG GCATGTAATATGGATTTAGTAAATTCTGAAGAGACAGTTGATGGTGTGGAGGATTTGATTGATATTGATATGCTCTTAGATGATGACAATTTTATTCCCATAGcatttgattga